From the Candidatus Bathyarchaeota archaeon A05DMB-5 genome, one window contains:
- a CDS encoding acyl-CoA/acyl-ACP dehydrogenase, with product MVDFSFTEEQNLFRSALREWCQKNLPLEKIREMDTKGEIPKEILKSMADMGLLIMTAPQEHGGTGADWVTACIAAEELGYADVSIALPVLWLVESSWGFVVDRYCTEEVREAVIRKAFRGDAFIGIASTESGGGSDVAAFKSTARREGDVWVLNGEKMYISGTEEAKKLGGGYFVIARTSPAPPDAMHRGMTGFYLPMDAPGVEINKRFEDMGRMAISTGGFMMKDVRIPDSYRIGEVDKGFYLTMEGFDNARILIAAVCVGAAQRALEIGIDYIKERRAFGRPIGKFEGIQFELADDWAQLEALRSLVYRTAWMNDKKYTEGTFSPLEVSRMIAACKLIAPHFAFDVYKHVMIWLGAYGYTKECPLEMGLRGIMSYCVGAEGASNIQRIVIARELLGKEYIPYK from the coding sequence ATGGTAGATTTTAGCTTTACAGAAGAGCAAAACCTTTTCCGCAGTGCTCTACGTGAATGGTGCCAGAAGAATCTGCCCCTTGAGAAAATTCGTGAAATGGACACTAAAGGCGAAATTCCTAAGGAAATTTTGAAGAGTATGGCTGATATGGGCTTGCTTATTATGACTGCTCCACAGGAACATGGCGGCACCGGCGCCGACTGGGTTACTGCTTGTATAGCTGCTGAGGAACTTGGTTACGCTGACGTAAGCATTGCATTACCGGTTCTTTGGCTTGTTGAGTCTTCATGGGGCTTTGTTGTTGACCGCTACTGCACAGAGGAAGTGCGAGAGGCTGTTATTCGCAAAGCCTTTAGAGGCGACGCATTCATTGGCATTGCTTCCACGGAAAGCGGCGGAGGCTCGGATGTTGCTGCTTTCAAATCAACAGCTCGAAGAGAAGGCGACGTTTGGGTTCTTAATGGCGAGAAAATGTACATCAGTGGTACGGAAGAAGCCAAGAAGCTCGGAGGCGGATACTTTGTTATTGCGCGTACTTCTCCTGCACCGCCAGATGCTATGCACCGAGGAATGACGGGTTTCTATCTGCCTATGGATGCACCGGGTGTTGAGATTAACAAGCGTTTCGAGGACATGGGGCGGATGGCGATTTCCACAGGCGGTTTCATGATGAAGGATGTGCGGATACCTGACTCGTACCGAATCGGCGAGGTTGACAAAGGTTTCTATTTGACCATGGAAGGTTTCGATAACGCACGAATTTTAATCGCTGCCGTTTGTGTTGGTGCGGCCCAGCGAGCACTAGAAATTGGCATAGATTACATCAAAGAGCGACGAGCATTCGGTAGACCAATTGGCAAATTTGAAGGAATACAATTCGAACTGGCAGATGATTGGGCTCAACTTGAAGCTTTAAGGTCACTGGTTTATCGCACAGCATGGATGAACGATAAAAAATACACGGAAGGCACATTTTCACCTTTAGAGGTCAGCCGCATGATTGCTGCTTGCAAGCTTATCGCGCCACATTTCGCGTTTGATGTGTATAAGCATGTGATGATTTGGTTGGGCGCTTATGGCTACACAAAAGAATGCCCGTTAGAGATGGGACTACGTGGAATAATGAGCTATTGCGTAGGAGCTGAAGGCGCAAGCAACATTCAAAGAATAGTCATAGCAAGAGAACTGTTAGGAAAAGAATACATACCATACAAATAG
- a CDS encoding electron transfer flavoprotein subunit alpha/FixB family protein, with protein sequence MSEFKGVWVFSEMQDLMLEMLRKAREIADKRQSEVAAVLVGFNVQGRADELIRHGADKVYLVDNQMLERFGLESYLSVLHNLVVSYKPEIVMVGSTRNGKALAARLATRLDVGVAPDCNGLNLDEQGRLIGERITYGGNAIARIAFKVKPCIVTVPSRVFEKPEPKERDGQLVRLDVKVEGSKVEVVDVKPLEMSSVRLEDADVIVSCGRGLEKKEDKVLLEELANVLGGVVGNTRPLAEDRKWFTEWVGLSGHKVKPKLYIACGISGVIQHVAGIRDAKVIVAVNKDENAPIFEVADYGVVGNLYEILPALKEALKKQLQ encoded by the coding sequence ATGAGTGAGTTTAAAGGTGTTTGGGTTTTCTCTGAGATGCAAGATTTGATGTTGGAGATGCTTAGGAAAGCACGTGAGATTGCAGATAAGCGTCAGTCAGAGGTAGCAGCGGTTCTTGTTGGTTTTAATGTGCAAGGCAGAGCTGATGAGTTGATAAGGCATGGAGCGGACAAGGTTTATCTTGTAGACAATCAAATGTTGGAACGTTTTGGTTTAGAGTCGTATCTTAGTGTTTTGCATAACTTGGTTGTTAGTTACAAGCCTGAGATTGTTATGGTGGGTTCGACGCGGAATGGGAAGGCGCTTGCTGCGAGGTTGGCAACTCGGCTTGATGTTGGTGTTGCTCCTGATTGTAATGGTTTGAATTTGGATGAGCAAGGGAGGTTGATTGGTGAAAGGATAACCTATGGCGGGAATGCTATTGCAAGAATTGCATTTAAAGTTAAGCCATGTATTGTTACGGTTCCTTCGCGGGTGTTTGAGAAGCCAGAGCCGAAAGAGCGGGATGGTCAACTGGTTAGGTTGGATGTAAAAGTCGAAGGGTCAAAGGTTGAGGTGGTTGATGTTAAGCCTTTGGAAATGAGTAGTGTTAGGCTTGAGGATGCGGATGTGATTGTGAGTTGTGGGCGTGGTTTGGAGAAGAAGGAGGATAAGGTGTTGTTGGAAGAGTTGGCGAATGTTTTGGGTGGAGTTGTGGGGAACACGCGTCCTTTGGCTGAGGACAGGAAATGGTTTACGGAGTGGGTTGGTTTGTCTGGGCATAAGGTTAAGCCGAAATTATACATTGCATGTGGGATTTCTGGTGTGATTCAGCATGTTGCTGGGATTAGGGATGCGAAGGTTATTGTGGCGGTTAATAAGGATGAAAATGCGCCGATTTTTGAAGTGGCGGATTACGGTGTAGTTGGCAACTTGTATGAGATATTGCCTGCATTGAAAGAAGCCTTAAAGAAACAACTGCAATAG
- a CDS encoding electron transfer flavoprotein subunit beta/FixA family protein: protein MKRIIVCLKQAVDVSQLKVDPATRQLLVAGAPKKMSDFDKNALEEAIRIKEKFGGSVEIFTVTVTAEDVKAILREALAMGADKAYVVNDVSFKNIDTFGTAYVLAGAIKKIGGFDLILCGETSLDSFSGLVGARLAELLGLPQVGYVRKLSVEGEVVVAERMLENAVETVKVKLPAVVSVTREINQPRIPSLMMIMKASKKEIVSWVVADLGLQAEKFTAKIDVVEVLAPKTERKKIKITGESVQEIAEKLAKALIQEGIVGRR, encoded by the coding sequence TTGAAGAGGATAATTGTTTGCTTAAAACAAGCAGTTGACGTTTCACAGTTGAAGGTTGACCCTGCAACTAGGCAGTTGTTGGTTGCGGGGGCACCTAAGAAAATGAGTGATTTTGATAAGAATGCTTTGGAGGAAGCTATACGGATTAAGGAGAAGTTTGGCGGTAGTGTTGAAATTTTCACTGTGACTGTAACTGCAGAAGATGTGAAGGCTATTTTGCGGGAAGCACTTGCAATGGGTGCAGATAAGGCGTATGTTGTTAATGATGTAAGTTTTAAGAATATTGACACATTTGGTACTGCTTATGTTTTGGCTGGTGCCATAAAGAAGATTGGCGGGTTTGATTTAATTCTGTGTGGAGAAACTAGTTTGGATAGTTTTTCTGGGCTTGTAGGTGCGCGGCTGGCAGAGTTGCTTGGTTTGCCGCAGGTAGGTTATGTGAGGAAATTGTCTGTTGAGGGTGAGGTAGTTGTTGCTGAAAGAATGCTTGAGAATGCGGTTGAAACTGTTAAGGTGAAGTTGCCGGCGGTTGTTTCCGTCACGCGTGAAATTAATCAGCCACGAATTCCTTCGTTGATGATGATTATGAAAGCGTCTAAAAAAGAGATTGTCTCGTGGGTGGTTGCAGATTTAGGCTTGCAAGCAGAGAAATTTACTGCGAAGATTGATGTTGTTGAAGTTTTGGCGCCTAAAACAGAGCGTAAGAAAATTAAGATTACGGGTGAGAGTGTGCAAGAAATTGCGGAGAAGCTTGCGAAGGCGCTGATTCAAGAAGGTATTGTTGGGAGAAGGTGA
- a CDS encoding pyridoxal-phosphate dependent enzyme — MEYEVKCSTCNWSSPNIFNNKCPNCSQPLNIQLKLKFETKKIHEENRSLWRYTEFFPYIKKEDIITLGEGWTPLTKLSDNVHVKMESLNPTGSFKDRGSTVLISALHKQIKKRKGYIAEDSSGNAGASIAAYATRANLKAKIYVPENVAGPKFNQIQFYNAEVTKVKGNRNKVAEEAQKPKKGKFYVGHILHPLFRDGIRSLAYEIAEQLDWQAPERVYLPVSAGTLLLGVINGFKHLEESNIIEKTPKIIACQTQQVSPLYHHFKDLRYTPPEKVTSIADALVSTNPPLLELMIKSLKETNSDAIIVSEKEILEAFKELAKLGFFVEPSSAVAYAAYKKQLNNKETTKNEKTVIILTGTGLKTTLKPN, encoded by the coding sequence ATGGAATACGAAGTGAAATGTTCAACATGCAATTGGTCCTCACCCAACATATTCAACAACAAATGTCCAAACTGCAGCCAACCACTAAACATTCAGCTCAAACTAAAATTTGAAACTAAAAAAATACATGAAGAAAACCGAAGTCTATGGCGATACACGGAATTCTTTCCCTACATAAAAAAGGAAGACATTATAACTTTAGGCGAAGGATGGACACCACTAACCAAACTGTCAGACAATGTCCATGTAAAAATGGAAAGTCTAAACCCAACAGGCTCATTCAAAGACAGAGGTTCCACAGTGCTAATTTCTGCACTACATAAACAGATAAAGAAAAGGAAAGGCTACATAGCCGAAGATTCCTCAGGCAACGCAGGCGCATCCATAGCAGCATACGCAACACGTGCAAACTTAAAAGCAAAAATCTATGTCCCAGAAAACGTTGCTGGACCAAAATTCAACCAAATCCAATTCTACAACGCGGAAGTCACCAAAGTAAAAGGAAACAGAAACAAAGTAGCTGAAGAAGCCCAAAAACCTAAGAAGGGAAAATTCTATGTTGGACATATACTGCATCCCTTGTTTAGGGATGGCATAAGAAGTCTCGCCTACGAAATAGCTGAACAGTTAGATTGGCAAGCTCCAGAACGCGTTTATCTGCCAGTTTCCGCCGGAACATTACTTTTAGGTGTCATAAACGGGTTCAAACATTTAGAAGAATCCAACATAATAGAGAAAACACCAAAAATAATCGCTTGCCAAACCCAGCAAGTTTCACCGCTATATCACCACTTTAAGGATTTACGGTATACTCCACCAGAAAAAGTAACATCAATCGCAGATGCATTAGTAAGCACAAACCCTCCACTACTAGAACTTATGATAAAAAGTTTAAAAGAGACAAACAGCGACGCAATAATAGTCAGTGAAAAGGAAATTTTAGAAGCCTTCAAAGAACTAGCCAAACTGGGCTTCTTTGTAGAACCAAGCTCAGCCGTTGCCTACGCAGCCTACAAAAAACAACTCAACAATAAAGAAACAACAAAAAACGAAAAAACAGTAATAATCCTAACAGGAACCGGACTAAAAACAACACTCAAACCAAACTAA
- a CDS encoding thermosome subunit, which produces MSSPAQAGGVPVLVLREGSSRSRGKEAQHTNIMAAKIVAETVKSALGPKGMDKMLVDSFGDVTITSDGRTILDEMDIQHPAAKMMVEVAKTQDNEAGDGTTTAVILAGELLGKAEELIGKNIHPTIIIDGYKKASEKALEVLEKIAIPAESNTQEYLKKAAMTSMASKLVAEHKEYLADLAVKAILAVAEKENGKYKADVDDVKVEKKPGESLKDTKLIQGIVLDKEVVHSGMPKRVEKAKIALLDTPLEIEKTEFDAKINIESPEQMEAFLKQEEEMLRDMVEKIAAIGANVVLCEKGIDDMAQHFLARKGILTVRRIKKSDMEKLAKATGGKIITNMDDMSAEDLGYANLVEERKIGDDKMTFVEGCKHPRAVTILIRGGTERIVDEAERSLHDALCVVRDVVEEPKIVAGGGAPELEVSRMLKKYAETLPGREQLAVKSFAEALEAIPITLTENAGLDPIDILSELRAKHEKGEKWNGIEVHSGKVQDMTEAGVFEPLSVKKQIIKSATEAASMILKIDDVIAAGKMKTPPTPPGGGPPGAGYPGAGEY; this is translated from the coding sequence TTGTCATCACCCGCTCAAGCAGGCGGTGTGCCAGTTTTAGTATTAAGAGAAGGCTCAAGCAGAAGTAGAGGAAAAGAAGCACAGCACACAAACATTATGGCCGCAAAAATAGTGGCTGAAACAGTAAAAAGCGCCCTTGGACCGAAAGGAATGGACAAAATGCTTGTGGACAGTTTTGGCGATGTAACAATAACCAGTGATGGACGCACAATCCTTGATGAAATGGACATTCAACACCCAGCAGCAAAAATGATGGTAGAAGTTGCAAAAACCCAAGACAACGAAGCAGGAGATGGCACAACAACCGCCGTGATACTTGCAGGCGAATTGCTTGGCAAGGCAGAAGAACTCATTGGAAAAAATATTCACCCAACAATAATAATTGACGGATACAAGAAAGCCTCTGAAAAAGCATTGGAAGTTTTAGAGAAAATCGCCATACCCGCAGAATCCAACACGCAAGAATACTTGAAAAAAGCCGCAATGACATCGATGGCAAGCAAACTAGTAGCCGAACACAAAGAATACCTCGCTGATTTAGCGGTCAAAGCAATACTTGCAGTTGCAGAAAAAGAAAACGGAAAATACAAAGCAGATGTGGACGACGTTAAAGTGGAAAAGAAACCTGGTGAGTCGCTAAAAGACACCAAACTCATTCAAGGCATCGTCCTAGACAAGGAAGTCGTTCACTCTGGAATGCCGAAACGTGTAGAAAAAGCCAAAATAGCGTTGCTTGATACGCCATTAGAGATTGAAAAAACAGAATTCGACGCCAAAATCAACATCGAAAGCCCAGAACAAATGGAAGCTTTCCTAAAACAAGAAGAAGAAATGCTACGAGACATGGTTGAAAAAATAGCCGCAATAGGCGCAAACGTAGTGCTATGCGAGAAAGGCATAGACGACATGGCACAACACTTCCTAGCCCGAAAAGGAATACTAACAGTAAGACGAATCAAAAAATCAGACATGGAAAAACTCGCAAAAGCCACAGGCGGAAAAATAATCACCAACATGGACGACATGAGCGCAGAAGACCTAGGCTACGCAAACCTCGTCGAAGAACGCAAAATCGGCGACGACAAAATGACTTTCGTAGAAGGATGCAAACACCCACGCGCCGTCACCATACTCATAAGAGGCGGAACAGAACGCATAGTAGACGAAGCCGAACGCTCATTACACGACGCCTTATGCGTAGTCAGAGACGTAGTTGAAGAACCAAAAATAGTAGCTGGAGGTGGCGCACCGGAACTTGAAGTTTCACGCATGCTTAAGAAATACGCTGAAACTCTGCCAGGAAGAGAACAACTCGCCGTAAAAAGCTTCGCAGAAGCACTGGAAGCCATCCCAATAACGCTGACAGAAAACGCGGGATTAGACCCAATCGACATACTTTCTGAGCTGAGAGCAAAACACGAAAAAGGCGAAAAATGGAACGGAATCGAAGTTCACTCAGGAAAAGTCCAAGACATGACCGAGGCTGGAGTTTTTGAACCACTATCCGTCAAAAAACAAATAATCAAATCAGCCACAGAAGCAGCCTCAATGATACTAAAAATCGACGACGTCATCGCCGCAGGAAAAATGAAAACCCCACCAACACCACCCGGTGGTGGACCTCCCGGCGCTGGATACCCAGGTGCTGGAGAGTATTAG
- a CDS encoding DNA-directed RNA polymerase subunit K: MLIGPPKLTRFEKARIVGARALQISMGAPILIDVSEGFSSLIDIALKELEAGILPMTIRRTLPDGTYQDIPLKWLLEEK; the protein is encoded by the coding sequence ATTTTGATAGGTCCTCCAAAGCTTACGCGTTTCGAGAAAGCACGGATAGTTGGAGCTAGGGCTCTGCAAATATCAATGGGCGCACCCATACTCATTGACGTATCGGAAGGCTTTTCAAGTCTAATAGACATTGCGTTAAAGGAACTTGAGGCAGGAATTCTGCCTATGACTATTAGACGGACATTGCCTGATGGAACTTATCAAGATATTCCGTTAAAGTGGCTTCTCGAAGAAAAATAA
- a CDS encoding dihydroorotase family protein, with translation MSVDLVLCNAKAYVGKKLVDCSFAINEGKILKIGKEANMPKAETKIDLKNLLVLPGLIDVHVHLRDEGKAYKEDFYSGTAAAVAGGIATVLDMPNNNPVTMSVEALKNRMKKAEKKILVNVGFYSEFPKKNSEIEKIVTEGAVAFKLFMAEQVGGLNIDDDSALLEAFKIAAEMKVPIAVHAEDRSSLKEAEHKFKRANCNDIHAFLKAHSESVEAKAVKRILNITKQIGAHIHFCHVSTEDGLKVIVDEKKKGTPITCEATPHHLLISSDELKQIGTLALTMPPIREKHHLTALWDGIKNGWIDIIASDHAPHALEEKKAKTVWDVKVGVPGLETTLPLMLTEVNRGRLSIADIVSLMAEKPAEVFKLPNKGYLKEGYSADLTVIDLNKKYRIDASKFHSKAKYSPFDKWTVEGKPVKTFVNGQLIMEDEEIVAKPGSGQIIRRE, from the coding sequence TTGAGCGTTGACCTAGTCCTATGCAATGCAAAAGCTTATGTAGGCAAAAAACTAGTGGACTGCAGTTTTGCAATAAACGAGGGAAAAATTTTAAAAATAGGCAAAGAAGCCAACATGCCCAAGGCAGAAACAAAAATTGATTTGAAGAATCTTCTTGTTTTGCCTGGCCTAATAGATGTTCACGTGCATCTTCGAGACGAAGGAAAAGCCTACAAAGAAGATTTCTACAGTGGAACCGCAGCGGCTGTAGCTGGCGGAATAGCAACAGTTTTGGACATGCCTAACAACAACCCCGTTACAATGAGTGTTGAGGCTTTGAAGAATCGAATGAAAAAGGCTGAAAAGAAAATATTGGTTAATGTTGGCTTTTATTCTGAATTTCCGAAAAAGAATAGTGAGATAGAAAAGATTGTTACTGAGGGCGCTGTGGCTTTCAAACTTTTTATGGCTGAGCAAGTCGGTGGATTGAACATTGATGATGATAGCGCTCTTCTGGAGGCTTTTAAAATTGCTGCTGAAATGAAAGTTCCAATAGCTGTCCATGCAGAAGACAGGTCAAGCTTGAAAGAAGCTGAACATAAATTTAAACGTGCCAACTGCAACGACATTCATGCGTTTCTCAAGGCGCATTCCGAAAGTGTTGAAGCAAAAGCAGTAAAACGCATATTGAACATCACCAAACAAATTGGGGCACACATTCATTTCTGTCACGTAAGCACGGAAGATGGATTGAAGGTTATTGTTGATGAAAAGAAAAAGGGAACGCCAATAACTTGCGAAGCAACACCGCATCACCTACTTATCTCTTCAGACGAGCTAAAACAAATCGGGACTTTAGCATTAACGATGCCGCCTATACGAGAAAAACATCATCTCACTGCTCTCTGGGACGGAATCAAAAACGGCTGGATTGACATTATCGCCTCAGACCACGCGCCTCACGCATTAGAGGAGAAAAAAGCGAAAACCGTTTGGGATGTTAAGGTTGGTGTACCAGGATTAGAGACAACGCTTCCGTTAATGCTTACTGAAGTCAACCGCGGAAGACTATCAATAGCTGACATTGTGAGTTTGATGGCTGAAAAACCTGCTGAAGTCTTCAAGTTACCAAATAAAGGCTATTTAAAAGAGGGCTATAGTGCTGATTTAACAGTTATAGATTTAAATAAAAAGTATAGAATTGACGCGTCAAAGTTTCATTCAAAAGCAAAATATTCCCCCTTCGACAAGTGGACAGTAGAAGGAAAACCCGTTAAAACATTTGTTAACGGTCAATTAATAATGGAAGACGAAGAAATCGTAGCAAAACCGGGAAGTGGGCAAATCATCAGGAGAGAATAA
- a CDS encoding CBS domain-containing protein, with the protein MSRESFRRTLRGKGPVSLKTHPSKKRAGEILHIAKSPVVSMAPTTPIYDAVRMMAKEGFRRIPIANPGTKTLEGIATATDIIDYLGGGKKFEIIQQKYGGNIFKAINEPIRLIMTKNVVSIKTSAKISEAIALMTEKNLGGLPVVDEENHVRAIITERDIANMFADRISDIKVSQLMSEKVVTALPTTTIFEVEKTVITQGFRRLPIISGGKVVGIITTMDIIRFFGSGEVFTYLRSGTIVQVLNTPAFKIATKNVATISPNADVGQAAKIMRDKDIGAVPVVVNDKIVGIITERDFFKIIE; encoded by the coding sequence TTGAGTAGAGAAAGTTTCCGACGAACATTACGGGGAAAAGGCCCTGTTTCATTAAAAACTCACCCCTCAAAAAAACGCGCAGGAGAAATCCTGCATATTGCAAAAAGCCCTGTTGTCTCAATGGCTCCGACCACTCCAATTTATGATGCAGTTCGAATGATGGCTAAAGAAGGATTCCGCCGAATACCAATCGCTAATCCGGGAACAAAAACGCTTGAAGGAATAGCAACCGCCACAGACATAATAGATTACTTGGGCGGAGGAAAAAAATTCGAGATAATCCAGCAAAAATATGGCGGGAACATTTTCAAAGCTATAAACGAGCCAATAAGACTCATTATGACAAAAAATGTTGTTTCAATCAAAACTTCTGCAAAAATAAGTGAAGCTATAGCGTTAATGACGGAGAAAAATTTGGGCGGTTTGCCAGTTGTTGACGAAGAAAATCATGTAAGGGCAATAATCACAGAGCGGGACATTGCCAACATGTTTGCCGACAGAATAAGCGACATAAAAGTTTCTCAATTGATGTCAGAAAAAGTAGTGACGGCATTACCAACAACAACAATCTTTGAAGTGGAAAAAACCGTGATTACTCAAGGCTTCAGAAGGCTTCCCATAATTTCCGGCGGCAAAGTAGTAGGTATTATAACAACTATGGATATTATACGATTTTTCGGTTCCGGCGAAGTATTCACTTATTTGCGTTCAGGAACAATAGTGCAAGTTTTGAACACTCCAGCGTTTAAAATAGCAACAAAAAACGTTGCAACCATAAGCCCAAACGCCGATGTTGGTCAAGCTGCAAAAATAATGAGAGATAAAGATATAGGCGCTGTACCAGTCGTTGTTAATGATAAAATTGTCGGCATAATAACAGAAAGAGACTTTTTCAAAATAATAGAGTAG
- a CDS encoding CBS domain-containing protein, translating to MRVKEIMNEKHPSIYDDELATKARAIIRDFALRILPVTDGHKKLLGVVSRGNVMVISSSVSPIRVKGIMTNPKYTATVDEDAFLAVKEMIKQDEWNIPIVNSHQERIYKGVLGLENFIDAIIKTSPEKLSKSVSEIMSEKIVTCTPEDEVDNIWRLMQTKSLAGLPVVKKDKLVGIVTQKDLLQSGALLPTFESKKGRFLASTKVSNIMKTQVIAVKPSIKVIRVAKLMVSKDIGRVPVVDENGKLVGIVDREDVARLIVK from the coding sequence TTGCGTGTTAAAGAAATTATGAATGAGAAGCACCCGTCAATTTATGATGATGAACTTGCCACTAAAGCCCGTGCGATAATACGCGATTTTGCGTTAAGAATTCTTCCAGTAACTGATGGACATAAAAAGCTTTTAGGCGTAGTTTCGCGTGGCAATGTTATGGTTATTTCCTCTTCTGTTTCGCCTATAAGAGTAAAAGGTATAATGACAAACCCTAAATATACTGCAACAGTTGATGAAGACGCTTTTTTGGCTGTTAAAGAAATGATTAAGCAAGATGAATGGAATATACCTATAGTAAATTCTCATCAAGAAAGAATCTACAAAGGAGTTCTAGGTTTAGAAAATTTCATCGACGCCATAATCAAAACAAGTCCAGAAAAGCTTTCTAAGTCAGTTTCAGAAATAATGTCCGAAAAAATTGTAACATGTACACCAGAAGACGAAGTGGACAACATTTGGCGTTTGATGCAGACGAAATCTCTTGCTGGGCTTCCGGTTGTCAAAAAAGATAAACTTGTAGGCATCGTCACACAAAAAGACCTTCTCCAAAGTGGCGCGTTATTGCCAACTTTTGAATCTAAAAAGGGACGTTTCCTTGCTTCTACAAAAGTTTCTAACATAATGAAAACCCAAGTGATAGCTGTTAAACCTTCAATAAAAGTCATCAGAGTTGCTAAGTTAATGGTTTCAAAAGATATAGGAAGAGTTCCAGTTGTAGATGAAAATGGCAAGCTAGTTGGGATAGTTGACCGAGAAGATGTTGCCAGATTAATTGTGAAATGA
- a CDS encoding CBS domain-containing protein: MSDIGLRSSKMLVKDVMSSPVVTIEENAPTNKVAELIDKHGLGCIIVTSKQGKPLGIITERDLVTRVVAKNVKPELIKAKDVMTTPLITIEPDETISEAAKRMNRLNIRRLGVMYKGQLIGLVSSKDVLAVMPELIETIQEKALIEGENRAQEAEEESAPLSGYCDRCGGWSDDLQEFNGEFLCEDCRVEVESEE; this comes from the coding sequence ATGTCAGACATAGGATTAAGGTCTTCCAAAATGCTAGTTAAAGATGTCATGAGCAGCCCAGTAGTAACCATCGAAGAAAACGCACCAACGAACAAGGTTGCAGAGCTCATAGACAAACACGGTTTAGGCTGCATAATAGTGACAAGCAAACAAGGAAAACCACTGGGGATAATCACAGAAAGAGATCTCGTCACAAGAGTAGTAGCCAAAAATGTTAAGCCAGAGCTAATAAAGGCTAAAGATGTTATGACCACGCCACTAATCACCATAGAACCAGACGAAACAATAAGCGAAGCAGCAAAAAGAATGAATCGACTGAACATCAGAAGATTAGGAGTCATGTATAAAGGACAACTGATTGGGCTAGTCTCCAGCAAAGACGTCTTGGCCGTCATGCCAGAACTCATAGAAACAATCCAAGAAAAAGCGCTTATAGAAGGCGAAAACAGGGCTCAAGAAGCGGAAGAAGAAAGCGCGCCTCTCAGCGGATACTGCGACCGATGTGGAGGTTGGTCAGATGACTTGCAAGAATTTAACGGCGAATTTCTTTGTGAGGACTGCAGGGTTGAAGTAGAAAGTGAGGAATGA
- a CDS encoding DUF4438 domain-containing protein — translation MLRINIDKLVKISVVGEVVSPVFGRSIYDISAEGVPMVLPGVGGITYNVRVGDPACGWEADHVEPGVSIENKENDPRFGQGANAALNVLSCVGNEAVVVSGDVKGAKGVVTGKHGGIEHVLVDFPPETLEKLMLGDKVLVKAFGVGLKLLDFPEIKVMNMDPRFLESLNCETRDGKLEVPVAHVVPASIMGSGLGANQTYSGDYDIQLFDESTRKEFGLDDLRLGDLVAILDADHSFGRIYRKGAVSVGIVVHTNCVTSGHGPGVTTLFTSSTGRIVPKIDAKANIASLLKLRTDI, via the coding sequence TTGTTAAGAATAAACATAGACAAATTAGTAAAAATCTCAGTTGTAGGCGAAGTTGTTAGTCCAGTCTTTGGAAGAAGCATATATGACATTTCAGCAGAAGGCGTTCCAATGGTTCTTCCAGGCGTCGGCGGCATCACCTATAACGTGCGCGTAGGTGACCCAGCGTGCGGTTGGGAAGCAGACCACGTTGAGCCTGGCGTAAGTATAGAGAATAAAGAGAATGACCCACGTTTTGGGCAAGGCGCAAACGCGGCTTTAAATGTGCTTTCTTGTGTTGGAAACGAGGCGGTGGTGGTTTCTGGCGATGTAAAAGGCGCAAAGGGAGTTGTAACTGGAAAACATGGGGGTATAGAACATGTGCTGGTTGACTTTCCACCAGAAACTCTTGAGAAACTCATGCTTGGAGACAAAGTGCTTGTGAAAGCTTTCGGCGTAGGCTTAAAACTTCTGGATTTTCCAGAGATCAAAGTTATGAACATGGATCCGCGTTTCCTTGAATCTTTGAATTGCGAGACCAGAGATGGTAAACTGGAGGTTCCTGTGGCGCATGTTGTTCCTGCGTCGATTATGGGGTCTGGTTTGGGTGCGAATCAGACATATTCTGGAGATTATGATATTCAACTTTTTGATGAAAGTACTAGAAAGGAATTTGGACTTGATGATTTGAGGCTTGGTGATTTGGTGGCTATTTTAGATGCTGACCATTCATTTGGGCGGATTTATCGTAAAGGCGCTGTTTCTGTTGGCATAGTTGTGCACACGAATTGCGTGACATCTGGTCATGGACCTGGAGTCACAACGCTTTTCACGTCTTCTACTGGAAGAATTGTTCCGAAGATTGATGCTAAGGCGAACATTGCTTCGCTTCTGAAGTTAAGGACAGATATATAA